In the Limanda limanda chromosome 10, fLimLim1.1, whole genome shotgun sequence genome, one interval contains:
- the LOC133011554 gene encoding dual specificity protein kinase CLK1-like — protein sequence MRQSKRTRSPDVWMDESSWEARMEGRKRRKPDSHSSERENKTSRTRPHLYPHEGHYLRSRSLNQRQDPRERRTHDRSVVMASDEDSREATYKNRDLDWHHYSKSSGRSGRSGRSGRSRRSRHRDRNYRRSHSRRRSSTRRSHPRRKRSRSVEDDGEGHLIYHIGDMLRARYEIVCTLGEGAFGKVVECIDHSNNGARLALKIIKNIDRYHEAAMSEIEVLQTLKSLDPNKRYGCVQMLDWFDYHGHVCIAFELLGLSTYDFLKENNFQPFPIEHIRRMSYQTIRAIRFMHKNQLTHTDLKPENILFINSDYDMEYNPVKRRDERTLKNPDVNVVDFGNATYDHEHHTSVVSTRHYRAPEVILDLGWDHSCDVWSLGCIFLEYYLGSTVFQTHDSKEHLAMMERVLGPIPANLLQKTKKRRYVHRSRLDVDVYGASGRYVRKNCRPLQQYMWSKGEDHQQMFDLLEKMLEYDPAKRLSLEQALRHPFFSCFYSKNSCKISISCSKISSSSKSSKKD from the exons ATGCGGCAGTCAAAAAGAACACGCTCCCCAGATGTTTGGATGGACGAGTCCAGCTGGGAAGCGAGGATGGAGGGTCGCAAGCGGAGGAAACCAGATTCCCACAGCAGCGAACGAGAAAACAAGACCAGCAGAACTCGACCCCACCTCTACCCACATGAGGG GCATTACCTGAGGTCCCGCAGTTTGAACCAGAGGCAAGACCCTCGGGAAAGACGCACCCACGACCGCAGTGTGGTCATGGCTAGTGACGAGGACAGTCGAGAAGCCACCTACAAGAACAGAGACCTTGACTGGCACCACTACAGCAAGTCATCGGGGCGTAGTGGACGTAGTGGACGGAGTGGTCGCAGCAGGCGAAGCAGGCACAGAGACCGAAACTACAGGCGTAGTCACTCTCGCCGCAGGTCCTCCACG AGGAGGAGCCATCCCCGCAGGAAAAGATCCAGGAGTGTTGAGGATGATGGCGAGGGTCACCTCATCTATCACATTGGAGACATGCTAAGAGCGAGAT ATGAGATTGTGTGTACTCTAGGAGAGGGTGCCTTTGGAAAGGTCGTTGAATGCATAGATCACTCTAA tAATGGAGCTCGACTGGCTCTGAAGATCATTAAAAACATAGACCGCTACCATGAGGCAGCGATGTCTGAGATAGAGGTGCTTCAAACGTTGAAGTCGCTGGACCCTAACAAGAGATA TGGGTGTGTGCAAATGCTGGACTGGTTTGACTACCATGGCCATGTTTGTATCGCCTTTGAGCTGCTGGGCCTCAGCACTTATGATTTTCTCAAGGAGAACAACTTCCAGCCTTTTCCCATTGAACACATCAGACGTATGTCATACCAGACCATCCGAGCTATTCGAT TTATGCACAAGAACCAGCTGACTCACACAGATCTGAAGCCTGAGAATATTCTCTTCATCAACTCAGACTACGATATGGAGTACAACCCTGTCAAA AGACGGGATGAACGAACATTGAAGAACCCAGATGTGAATGTTGTGGACTTTGGTAATGCCACATATGACCACGAGCACCACACGTCTGTGGTGTCAACGCGTCACTACCGTGCTCCTGAGGTTATTTTAG ATTTGGGTTGGGACCATTCCTGTGATGTCTGGAGTTTGGGCTGTATATTCCTTGAGTACTACCTTGGATCCACTGTCTTCCAG ACCCATGACAGCAAAGAGCACCTTGCTATGATGGAGAGAGTCCTGGGCCCTATCCCCGCAAACCTCCTGCAGAAAACCAA gaAACGGAGGTATGTTCACCGGAGCAGACTCGACGTGGACGTGTACGGTGCCTCTGGGAGATATGTCAGAAAAAACTGCAGACCACTCCAG CAATACATGTGGTCTAAGGGTGAagaccaccagcagatgtttgACCTGCTAGAGAAGATGTTGGAGTACGACCCAGCTAAGCGCCTCAGCCTCGAACAGGCCCTCCGACACCCCTTCTTCTCCTGTTTCTACAGCAAAAACAGTTGTAAAATCAGCATTAGCTGTAGcaaaatcagcagcagcagcaaaagcaGCAAAAAAGACTGA
- the tmem126a gene encoding transmembrane protein 126A: MSENPQQEIVAGSTRSRSMVAEMLAKNFERLPDSDKKLFLYGPLYLGGNGALAGLVSNSLYRRALNVAKAPVTSGLPMAVLPFMTTVALYNAAVSSPLLAGDLNCPSCALIRGALVGLVGAGLYPILLALPVNFGLATRYNTALMPEKGNVFRYWVDLSRPILRRMRPVLVLQVFFGTYLGSRHFETYTKLAQITFGSGAEEMKD; this comes from the coding sequence ATGTCGGAGAACCCGCAGCAGGAGATCGTGGCGGGAAGCACCCGCAGCAGATCGATGGTGGCTGAGATGCTGGCGAAGAACTTCGAGAGGCTGCCGGACTCCGACAAGAAGCTCTTCCTGTACGGGCCCCTGTACCTGGGGGGGAACGGAGCTCTCGCAGGGCTGGTTTCCAACAGCCTGTACCGCAGAGCCCTGAACGTCGCCAAGGCGCCGGTCACCTCCGGCCTGCCCATGGCCGTGCTGCCCTTCATGACCACGGTGGCCCTGTACAACGCGGCGGTGTCCAGCCCCCTCCTGGCCGGCGACCTCAACTGTCCCAGCTGCGCCCTGATCCGGGGAGCCCTGGTCGGCCTGGTGGGCGCCGGCCTGTACCCCATCCTCCTGGCCCTACCCGTCAACTTCGGCCTCGCCACCCGGTACAACACGGCGCTCATGCCGGAGAAGGGCAATGTGTTCCGGTACTGGGTGGACCTGTCCCGGCCGATCCTGAGGAGGATGCGGCCGGTGCTGGTGCTGCAGGTCTTCTTCGGCACGTACCTCGGCTCCAGGCATTTTGAGACGTACACCAAACTGGCCCAGATCACATTTGGTTCAGgtgcagaggaaatgaaagacTGA